The following are from one region of the Streptomyces rubrogriseus genome:
- a CDS encoding DUF5709 domain-containing protein: protein MGTDPMADDAYQPTGGNEEQEDAAPLDLQDALDERTYDDTLDEGYSPPEKPLGVTKHGTTAAEQHDGETLDERLAEEVPDVSAPDGDGVGDEPDGEGEPVDPEAGTDRAGRLVAPDEGVRTDTTKETVAEDVGIDGGAAGAEEAAVHVVEDETELPET from the coding sequence ATGGGCACGGACCCCATGGCCGACGACGCCTACCAGCCCACCGGTGGCAACGAGGAGCAGGAGGACGCCGCGCCCCTCGACCTCCAGGACGCCCTCGACGAGCGGACCTACGACGACACGCTCGACGAGGGCTACTCCCCGCCGGAGAAGCCCCTGGGCGTGACCAAGCACGGCACCACGGCCGCCGAGCAGCACGACGGCGAGACCCTCGACGAACGGCTGGCCGAAGAGGTGCCCGACGTGTCCGCGCCCGACGGCGACGGCGTGGGCGACGAGCCCGACGGGGAGGGCGAACCGGTCGATCCGGAGGCGGGCACCGACCGCGCGGGCCGGCTCGTCGCCCCCGACGAGGGCGTGCGCACCGACACCACGAAGGAGACGGTGGCCGAGGACGTCGGCATCGACGGCGGAGCCGCAGGCGCCGAGGAGGCCGCCGTGCACGTGGTGGAGGACGAGACGGAGCTGCCGGAGACCTAG
- a CDS encoding PP2C family protein-serine/threonine phosphatase → MRKVSAPPRRGEDRRSWLSGAPPPRWVRVLPPALVAAICAATLLSDEPLEIGFLLGAIPPLAVLSYGPLATAVLGGVVIALLHIPALQLDRPGDADLLTIVFVAVLSVFVSFVRSRRDAQLGLERTVAEAAQHAVVPPLPERVGAVRCAGLYRAAQRGTLVGGDFFDVRDGPFGVRAVMGDVQGHGLSAVSTVASLLGAFREAVLDQADLASVAGRLDRRLLVDSADARHAELFATAALLEFSADALEVRVVVCGNPPPLLLRGADAAELEVSPWTPLGLGLADAGAIEACTVSLRPGDRLFLASDGVVEARDGSGAFYPLAQRLSGLAGEDSAALPDLVWADLAAFCPDVQDDVTMLVLTPSPPAGE, encoded by the coding sequence GTGCGAAAGGTGTCCGCCCCGCCGCGCCGGGGCGAGGACCGGCGGAGCTGGCTGAGCGGGGCGCCGCCGCCCCGCTGGGTACGGGTGCTGCCGCCGGCCCTCGTCGCGGCGATCTGCGCGGCGACGCTGCTCAGCGACGAGCCGCTGGAGATCGGGTTCCTGCTGGGCGCCATCCCGCCGCTCGCCGTACTGTCCTACGGTCCGCTGGCCACCGCCGTGCTGGGCGGTGTGGTGATCGCGCTGCTGCACATCCCGGCCCTCCAGCTCGACCGGCCGGGCGACGCCGACCTGCTGACGATCGTCTTCGTCGCCGTGCTCAGCGTCTTCGTGTCCTTCGTGCGCAGTCGCCGCGACGCCCAGCTGGGCCTGGAGCGCACGGTCGCCGAGGCCGCTCAGCACGCCGTCGTGCCGCCGCTGCCCGAGCGGGTGGGGGCGGTGCGCTGTGCGGGGCTGTACCGGGCGGCACAGCGCGGGACGCTGGTCGGGGGCGACTTCTTCGACGTGCGGGACGGTCCCTTCGGCGTACGGGCGGTGATGGGCGACGTGCAGGGGCACGGCCTGTCGGCGGTGTCGACGGTCGCCTCCCTGCTGGGGGCGTTCCGGGAGGCGGTACTGGACCAGGCGGACCTGGCGTCGGTGGCGGGGCGGCTGGACCGCAGGCTGCTGGTGGACTCGGCGGACGCACGGCACGCCGAGCTGTTCGCGACGGCCGCGCTGCTGGAGTTCTCCGCCGACGCGCTCGAGGTGCGGGTCGTCGTGTGCGGGAACCCGCCGCCCCTGCTGCTGCGCGGCGCGGACGCCGCGGAGCTGGAGGTCTCGCCGTGGACGCCGCTCGGGCTGGGGCTCGCGGACGCCGGGGCGATCGAGGCGTGCACGGTGTCGCTGCGCCCCGGCGACCGGCTCTTCCTCGCCTCCGACGGGGTGGTCGAGGCGAGGGACGGCAGCGGCGCCTTCTACCCGCTGGCACAGCGGCTGAGCGGCCTCGCGGGAGAGGATTCCGCCGCCCTCCCCGACCTGGTCTGGGCGGACCTCGCAGCCTTCTGCCCGGACGTGCAGGACGACGTGACGATGCTGGTGCTCACCCCTTCGCCCCCGGCCGGCGAGTGA
- a CDS encoding beta-1,3-glucanase family protein has protein sequence MTPRHQRPLARRKLLVALGGVVVAAPVAAAVAPHALAGIGSDGSAPAAGAAGALPLTIVNDTGSFGNADVHVYVVGNVDGRQVRVTPEGTVAPVSLSDNGADGYTDYAIGLAGSGETRLNLPHLSGRIYVSLGEKLKFKVVADGAGNAALQYPAGWVESDPNYAVLHDCAEFTYNAAGMFCNTTMVDMFSVPLAIRLTGAGDRTTGTVRPGGRAAVFEAVRKVEEFAPLVVDDTRVIAPGHGLDAGLFPKDYLAPYIDEVWSTYTGRDLRITTNAGTFTGRVRGDRLTFDGPAQVSFAKPSTRDVLFCDGNLAAPNDGTTGPVAAVLGAGFNRSTLVSSAEQPTTDPATFYGTALTNHYAKAVHAATEDGRAYGFAFDDVADFASYIQDTAPTGIRLTLGAF, from the coding sequence ATGACTCCTCGTCACCAGCGTCCGCTCGCCCGCCGCAAGCTGCTCGTCGCCCTCGGCGGGGTGGTCGTGGCCGCACCGGTCGCCGCCGCCGTCGCCCCGCACGCCCTCGCGGGCATCGGCTCGGACGGCTCGGCCCCCGCTGCCGGGGCCGCCGGCGCCCTGCCGCTGACGATCGTCAACGACACCGGCTCCTTCGGCAACGCCGACGTGCACGTCTACGTCGTCGGCAACGTGGACGGCCGCCAGGTGCGGGTCACCCCCGAGGGCACCGTCGCCCCCGTGTCCCTCTCCGACAACGGCGCCGACGGCTACACGGACTACGCGATCGGCCTCGCCGGCAGCGGCGAGACCAGGCTGAACCTGCCCCACCTCTCCGGCCGGATCTACGTGTCCCTGGGCGAGAAGCTGAAGTTCAAGGTCGTCGCGGACGGCGCGGGGAACGCCGCGCTGCAGTACCCGGCGGGCTGGGTCGAGTCCGACCCCAACTACGCGGTGCTGCACGACTGCGCGGAGTTCACCTACAACGCCGCCGGGATGTTCTGCAACACCACCATGGTCGACATGTTCAGCGTGCCGCTGGCCATCCGGCTCACCGGTGCCGGCGACCGGACCACCGGCACCGTGCGGCCGGGTGGCCGGGCGGCCGTGTTCGAGGCGGTGCGGAAGGTGGAGGAGTTCGCGCCGCTGGTCGTGGACGACACCCGGGTGATCGCCCCCGGCCACGGTCTTGACGCCGGTCTGTTCCCCAAGGACTACCTCGCCCCGTACATCGACGAGGTGTGGAGCACCTACACCGGCAGGGACCTGAGGATCACCACCAACGCCGGGACCTTCACCGGCCGGGTGCGCGGGGACCGGCTGACCTTCGACGGTCCCGCCCAGGTGTCCTTCGCCAAGCCGTCCACCCGGGACGTGCTCTTCTGCGACGGCAACCTCGCCGCCCCCAACGACGGTACGACCGGTCCCGTCGCCGCGGTCCTCGGCGCCGGTTTCAACCGCTCCACGCTGGTCTCCTCCGCCGAACAGCCCACCACCGACCCCGCGACGTTCTACGGGACCGCGCTGACCAACCACTACGCGAAGGCGGTGCACGCGGCCACCGAGGACGGCCGGGCGTACGGCTTCGCCTTCGACGACGTGGCCGACTTCGCCTCCTACATCCAGGACACCGCCCCCACCGGCATCCGGCTGACCCTCGGCGCCTTCTAG
- a CDS encoding Gfo/Idh/MocA family protein gives MRIGLLGTGPWADMAHAPALAGHDDLDFAGVWGRRPDAAEELAKRHGTRAYADVDALLADVEAVAVALPPAVQADLAVRAARAGCHLLLDKPLAATVAQGRAVVEAVRTADVASVVFFTARFQPETEAWISEQAAGDGWFTARAQWLGAVFGDGDSPFADSPWRREKGALWDVGPHALSVLLPVLGDARRVAAAAPGPGDTVHLVLDHTGGASSTLTLSLTAPPAAAGATVELRGRAGVTLLPETTEGPVPALRRAADALLAAAGGGRPHPCDAAFGLRVTEILAEAEGLLTGRE, from the coding sequence ATGCGCATCGGACTGCTCGGCACCGGCCCCTGGGCGGACATGGCGCACGCCCCCGCCCTGGCCGGGCACGACGACCTGGACTTCGCGGGGGTGTGGGGCCGCCGCCCGGACGCCGCCGAGGAGCTGGCCAAGCGGCACGGCACCCGGGCCTACGCCGACGTCGACGCCCTGCTGGCCGACGTGGAGGCCGTGGCCGTCGCGCTGCCCCCGGCCGTACAGGCCGACCTCGCGGTCCGCGCGGCGCGGGCCGGGTGCCATCTGCTGCTCGACAAGCCGCTCGCGGCGACGGTGGCGCAGGGGCGGGCGGTGGTGGAGGCGGTGCGGACGGCGGACGTCGCCTCGGTGGTCTTCTTCACCGCCCGGTTCCAGCCCGAGACCGAGGCGTGGATCAGCGAACAGGCGGCCGGGGACGGCTGGTTCACGGCCCGGGCGCAGTGGCTGGGCGCCGTGTTCGGCGACGGGGACAGTCCGTTCGCCGACTCGCCGTGGCGGCGGGAGAAGGGCGCCCTGTGGGACGTGGGGCCGCACGCCCTGTCCGTGCTGCTGCCGGTGCTCGGTGACGCCCGGCGCGTGGCGGCGGCCGCGCCGGGTCCCGGCGACACCGTCCATCTGGTCCTCGACCACACGGGCGGGGCGTCCAGCACGCTCACGCTCAGCCTCACGGCGCCGCCCGCCGCGGCGGGCGCCACGGTGGAGCTGCGCGGCCGGGCCGGGGTGACGCTGCTTCCGGAGACCACGGAGGGTCCGGTGCCGGCCCTGCGGCGGGCCGCGGACGCGCTGCTCGCCGCCGCCGGTGGCGGGCGCCCGCATCCGTGCGACGCCGCGTTCGGGCTGCGGGTCACCGAGATCCTCGCCGAGGCCGAGGGGCTGCTGACCGGCCGGGAATGA
- the bdeA gene encoding bis(hydroxyethyl) terephthalate hydrolase, whose product MQQNPHTHAAPGAARPVLRGVRRRLAGVTAAVAAALVLGTLTGPGAQAADNPYERGPAPTESSIEALRGPYSVADTSVSSLAVTGFGGGTIYYPTSTSDGTFGAVVIAPGFTAYQSSIAWLGPRLASQGFVVFTIDTNTTLDQPDSRGRQLLAALDYLTGRSSVRDRIDSARLGVMGHSMGGGGTLEAAKSRPSLQAAIPLTPWNLDKSWPEVSTPTLVVGADGDTIAPVASHAEPFYSGLPSSTDRAYLELNNATHFSPNTSNTTIAKYSISWLKRFIDDDTRYEQFLCPLPRPSLTIEEYRGNCPHGS is encoded by the coding sequence GTGCAGCAGAACCCCCACACCCACGCCGCCCCAGGTGCCGCGCGCCCCGTCCTGCGGGGCGTCCGGCGGCGGCTGGCCGGCGTGACGGCGGCCGTGGCCGCGGCCCTCGTGCTCGGCACCCTCACCGGCCCGGGAGCCCAGGCCGCCGACAACCCGTACGAGCGCGGCCCGGCGCCCACCGAGTCCAGCATCGAGGCCCTGCGCGGCCCCTACTCCGTGGCCGACACCAGCGTCTCCTCCCTCGCGGTCACCGGATTCGGCGGCGGCACCATCTACTACCCGACCAGCACCAGCGACGGCACGTTCGGCGCCGTCGTCATCGCGCCCGGGTTCACCGCGTACCAGTCGTCCATCGCCTGGCTCGGTCCGCGACTGGCCTCCCAGGGCTTCGTGGTCTTCACCATCGACACCAACACCACGCTGGACCAGCCCGACTCCCGCGGGCGGCAACTGCTGGCCGCCCTGGACTACCTGACCGGGCGCAGCTCCGTCCGCGACCGGATCGACAGCGCCCGACTCGGCGTCATGGGCCACTCCATGGGCGGCGGCGGCACCCTGGAGGCCGCCAAGTCCCGGCCGTCGCTCCAGGCGGCGATCCCCCTCACCCCCTGGAACCTGGACAAGAGCTGGCCGGAGGTCAGCACGCCGACGCTGGTCGTCGGGGCCGACGGCGACACGATCGCCCCTGTGGCCTCGCACGCCGAACCGTTCTACTCCGGCCTGCCCTCGTCGACCGACCGGGCCTATCTGGAGCTGAACAACGCGACCCACTTCTCGCCCAACACGTCCAACACGACGATCGCGAAGTACAGCATCTCCTGGCTCAAGCGGTTCATCGACGACGACACCCGCTACGAGCAGTTCCTGTGCCCGCTGCCGCGGCCGAGCCTGACGATCGAGGAGTACCGGGGCAACTGCCCGCACGGTTCCTGA
- a CDS encoding PucR family transcriptional regulator produces MQHAVRSRAAIRTGLTPVPRPRTPGVTSLIDADALRVLHRAARALLDDLPDLTDRLMALLREQEPAYRAALTQDPTATWQEAHRSLRHSVASLLDPRGARDAARRCSWRIGAARAEQGLPLDALLHAFRLGGSLVWQRLVEETSRAAPEDVRLLVHVAADVWNFVDEHCTLVADAYRQTEWQIGRRRENRVRQLAAGLLDGTGRIADLPEAARALGLPEHGRYVVVAVAGGPPARPDAARAAVPPGSRVHWHAGAEADYGIVSLGDQDGLPEPHRPEAAQDVPAPVPVPGLRIGVGSPVDGLAAVGDARRLADTALTICPPAGGTVRLADQLPAALVVSSPELGRALAEKVLGPLLRLESADREVLLDTLTTWLDCDGSAQRAGERLYCHRNTVLNRLRRCEQLTGRSLARPADLVEFSLALTARRVLPD; encoded by the coding sequence ATGCAGCACGCCGTACGGTCACGAGCAGCGATCCGCACCGGGCTGACGCCCGTTCCACGCCCGCGGACACCCGGAGTCACGTCGTTGATCGACGCCGACGCCCTGCGTGTCCTGCACCGGGCCGCCCGCGCCCTGCTCGACGACCTGCCCGACCTGACCGACCGGCTGATGGCGCTGCTGCGGGAGCAGGAGCCCGCCTACCGGGCCGCCCTCACCCAGGACCCCACCGCCACCTGGCAGGAGGCCCACCGCTCCCTGCGGCACAGCGTGGCCTCGCTGCTCGACCCGCGCGGCGCCCGGGACGCGGCCCGCCGCTGCTCCTGGCGGATCGGCGCCGCCCGCGCGGAGCAGGGACTCCCGCTGGACGCCCTGCTGCACGCCTTCCGCCTGGGCGGCTCGCTGGTGTGGCAGCGGCTGGTCGAGGAGACCTCCAGGGCCGCCCCGGAGGACGTGCGGCTCCTCGTGCACGTGGCCGCGGACGTGTGGAACTTCGTCGACGAGCACTGCACCCTCGTCGCGGACGCCTACCGGCAGACCGAGTGGCAGATCGGCCGCCGCCGCGAGAACCGGGTCCGGCAGCTGGCCGCCGGCCTGCTCGACGGCACCGGTCGCATCGCCGACCTGCCCGAGGCCGCCCGGGCCCTCGGCCTCCCGGAGCACGGCCGGTACGTCGTCGTCGCCGTCGCCGGCGGGCCACCGGCCCGGCCCGACGCCGCCCGCGCCGCCGTACCGCCCGGGAGCCGGGTCCACTGGCACGCCGGGGCGGAGGCCGACTACGGCATCGTCTCGCTCGGCGACCAGGACGGGCTCCCGGAACCGCACCGGCCGGAGGCCGCGCAGGACGTCCCCGCCCCCGTCCCGGTCCCCGGCCTCCGGATCGGTGTCGGCAGCCCGGTCGACGGACTCGCCGCCGTCGGGGACGCCCGTCGGCTCGCGGACACGGCCCTGACCATCTGCCCCCCGGCCGGGGGCACCGTACGACTGGCCGACCAGCTCCCCGCCGCCCTGGTCGTCTCCAGCCCCGAGCTGGGCCGGGCCCTCGCCGAGAAGGTGCTCGGCCCCCTGCTCCGCCTGGAGTCCGCCGACCGCGAGGTGCTCCTCGACACCCTCACCACCTGGCTCGACTGCGACGGTTCCGCCCAGCGCGCCGGCGAACGCCTCTACTGCCACCGCAACACGGTCCTCAACCGCCTCCGCCGCTGCGAGCAGCTCACCGGCCGGTCCCTGGCCCGCCCGGCCGACCTGGTCGAGTTCAGCCTGGCCCTGACGGCGCGACGCGTCCTGCCCGACTGA
- a CDS encoding ABC transporter ATP-binding protein yields the protein MPAAPPDGAPALHVESLDVTYGRALSALRSVSLTVPHGAVVALLGANGAGKTTLLRAVSGTLRLHRGAITAGRVRYGDTVLDGRDPVAAVRAGVVQVPEGRRVFAGLTVDENLRAGGLGLNRRAPAQVREARERVFTLFPRLAERTRQAAGLLSGGEQQMLAIGRALMAAPRLLLLDEPSLGLAPMMVDRIAEVVREINAQGTAVLLVEQNAGMALSLAEHAHVLEVGEVRLSGAAADLARTDAVRRLYLGETTEGADGKGAA from the coding sequence ATGCCCGCAGCACCACCGGACGGCGCGCCCGCGCTGCACGTCGAGAGCCTCGACGTCACGTACGGGCGCGCACTGTCCGCCCTCCGCTCCGTGTCCCTGACCGTCCCGCACGGCGCCGTCGTCGCCCTGCTCGGAGCCAACGGCGCCGGCAAGACGACGCTGCTGCGGGCCGTCTCGGGCACCCTGCGCCTGCACCGCGGCGCGATCACGGCCGGCCGGGTCCGCTACGGCGACACGGTCCTGGACGGCCGGGACCCGGTCGCCGCCGTACGCGCCGGAGTCGTCCAGGTGCCCGAGGGCAGGCGGGTGTTCGCCGGACTCACCGTCGACGAGAACCTCCGGGCCGGCGGGCTCGGCCTGAACCGTCGCGCCCCCGCCCAGGTCCGCGAGGCCAGGGAGCGCGTCTTCACCCTGTTCCCGAGGCTCGCCGAGCGCACCCGCCAGGCCGCCGGTCTGCTGTCCGGCGGGGAACAGCAGATGCTCGCCATCGGCCGGGCCCTGATGGCCGCGCCCCGCCTGCTCCTGCTCGACGAGCCCTCGCTCGGGCTCGCCCCGATGATGGTCGACCGCATCGCCGAGGTCGTCCGCGAGATCAACGCCCAGGGCACCGCCGTCCTCCTCGTCGAACAGAACGCCGGCATGGCCCTGTCGCTCGCCGAGCACGCCCACGTCCTGGAGGTCGGCGAGGTCCGGCTGTCCGGCGCCGCCGCCGACCTCGCGCGGACGGACGCCGTACGCCGCCTCTACCTCGGCGAGACCACCGAGGGCGCCGACGGCAAGGGGGCCGCGTGA
- a CDS encoding ABC transporter ATP-binding protein — protein sequence MTASAAAPPALDVRGVTVRFAGLLALDDVSFTVAPGTVHAVIGPNGAGKSTCFNVLSGLYRPTAGTVRLGAAELTRLAPHRIAALGVARTFQNIVTTQGTVADNLMLGRHALSRAGFTASALRLPRARREQRAHLAKAREIAELTGLGAHFDSPVALLSYGDRKRVELARALCLEPRVLLLDEPVAGMNAAERTRMTAVVREIRAELGLSVVLVEHDMGLVMRLADEVTVLDFGRVVAHGTPDEVRRDPEVLRAYLGTATTGEDAA from the coding sequence GTGACCGCCTCCGCCGCCGCACCGCCCGCACTCGACGTGCGGGGCGTGACCGTGCGCTTCGCCGGTCTCCTCGCCCTCGACGACGTCTCCTTCACCGTCGCCCCCGGCACCGTGCACGCCGTCATCGGCCCCAACGGCGCCGGCAAGTCCACCTGCTTCAACGTCCTGTCGGGCCTGTACCGGCCCACCGCGGGCACCGTACGGCTCGGCGCCGCCGAACTGACCCGGCTCGCCCCGCACCGGATCGCCGCCCTGGGCGTCGCCCGCACCTTCCAGAACATCGTCACCACCCAGGGCACCGTCGCCGACAACCTGATGCTCGGCCGGCACGCCCTGTCCCGCGCCGGTTTCACCGCCAGCGCCCTGCGTCTGCCGCGCGCCCGGCGCGAACAGCGCGCCCATCTCGCCAAGGCCCGCGAGATCGCCGAACTCACCGGCCTCGGCGCCCACTTCGACTCACCCGTCGCGCTGCTGTCGTACGGCGACCGCAAACGCGTGGAACTCGCCCGCGCCCTGTGTCTGGAGCCCCGTGTCCTGCTGCTCGACGAACCCGTGGCCGGCATGAACGCCGCCGAACGCACCCGCATGACCGCAGTCGTCCGGGAGATCCGTGCCGAACTCGGCCTGTCCGTCGTGCTGGTCGAGCACGACATGGGCCTGGTCATGCGGCTCGCCGACGAGGTGACCGTCCTCGACTTCGGCCGGGTCGTCGCGCACGGCACCCCCGACGAGGTCCGCCGCGACCCCGAGGTGCTCCGCGCCTACCTCGGCACCGCCACGACGGGGGAGGACGCGGCATGA